One genomic window of Conger conger chromosome 7, fConCon1.1, whole genome shotgun sequence includes the following:
- the LOC133133125 gene encoding 5-hydroxytryptamine receptor 2A-like, which yields MMGSTSSPMSVGLGSTTASLDTGQLGVLTASISLNQSHNRSQTDPRVTIKEKNWPALLILVIILLTIGGNILVILAVSLEKKLQNATNFFLRSLAVADILVGILVMPISLINVLYDYAWPLPHALCPIWIYLDVLFSTASIMHLCAISLDRYVAIRNPIEHSRFNSRTKAMMKIAAVWTISIVISMPIPVIGLLNEEKVFVNGSCVLNEERFMLVGSFVAFFIPLIIMVVTYCLTVQALQRQASDLLYESKNTISQQPPQPPPPPQTLPRRNSLSCLRLEPSLSTTPANSISVIPGSETPSQFSSPGVRDVGGHGRRGMMQAIKNERRASKVLGVVFFLFLVMWCPFFITNVMYVLCRGACDESLLGELLNVFVWVGYISSGVNPLVYTLFNKTYRRAFSNYMRCHYPGAGLRPHAAHTPCPSYTVTPTLLCGKESVDRNSNCHNGGGSPVEGPEGGDTDDRLELRPEMAKLSVNSCLAPREHTSCM from the exons ATGATGGGCAGCACCAGCAGCCCTATGTCTGTGGGTTTAGGCTCCACCACCGCCTCACTGGACACAGGCCAGCTGGGTGTGCTGACAGCGTCCATCAGCCTTAATCAGAGCCATAACCGGAGCCAGACAGACCCCAGGGTGACCATCAAGGAGAAGAACTGGCCGGCCCTGCTAATCTTGGTCATCATCCTCCTTACCATCGGCGGAAACATCCTGGTCATCCTAGCTGTGTCTCTGGAGAAGAAGCTACAGAATGCCACAAACTTCTTCCTGCGCTCACTGGCCGTGGCTGACATACTGGTGGGCATTCTGGTCATGCCCATCTCGCTCATCAATGTACTGTACG ATTATGCCTGGCCTCTACCCCACGCATTGTGCCCCATATGGATCTACCTGGATGTGCTCTTCTCCACCGCCTCCATCATGCACCTGTGCGCCATCTCGCTGGACCGCTACGTTGCCATCCGCAACCCCATCGAGCACAGCCGCTTCAACTCCCGCACCAAAGCCATGATGAAGATCGCCGCTGTCTGGACCATTTCTATAG tgatCTCCATGCCCATCCCTGTGATCGGGCTGCTGAATGAAGAGAAGGTGTTTGTGAACGGGAGTTGCGTGCTGAACGAGGAGCGCTTCATGCTGGTGGGCTCCTTCGTGGCCTTCTTCATCCCACTGATCATCATGGTGGTGACGTACTGCCTCACGGTGCAGGCCCTGCAGAGGCAGGCCTCGGACCTCCTGTACGAGAGCAAGAACACCATCTCCCAGCAGCCCCCGcagccgccccccccgccccagacTCTGCCCAGACGCAACAGCCTCAGCTGCCTGAGGCTGGAGCCGTCACTCTCCACCACGCCCGCCAACAGCATCTCCGTCATACCCGGCTCCGAGACCCCCTCCCAGTTCAGCTCTCCCGGGGTGCGGGACGTGGGGGGCCACGGACGGAGGGGCATGATGCAGGCCATAAAGAACGAGAGGCGGGCCTCCAAGGTCCTGGGCGTGgtgttcttcctcttcctggtgATGTGGTGTCCGTTCTTCATCACCAACGTCATGTACGTGCTGTGCCGGGGAGCTTGCGACGAGTCCCTGCTCGGGGAGCTCCTCAACGTCTTCGTGTGGGTGGGTTACATCTCCTCGGGGGTCAACCCGCTGGTCTACACGCTCTTCAACAAGACCTACCGCCGTGCTTTCTCCAACTACATGCGCTGCCACTACCCGGGGGCGGGGCTGAGACCCCACGCCGCCCACACCCCCTGCCCGTCGTACACGGTCACCCCTACCCTCCTGTGTGGAAAGGAGAGCGTTGACCGCAACAGCAACTGCCACAACGGGGGAGGGAGTCCGGTGGAGGGACCGGAGGGGGGTGACACGGACGACAGGCTGGAGCTCAGGCCGGAGATGGCCAAGCTTTCCGTCAACAGCTGCCTCGCCCCCAGGGAACACACCAGCTGCATGTGA